In Aureibaculum algae, the following are encoded in one genomic region:
- a CDS encoding TonB-dependent receptor, whose amino-acid sequence MKTLIFTCMCALSFLIGNSQTEISGDVKDSSGNPIPGANVVIKGSSSGTTTDFDGNYNFTTNLSGAQTIQVSYIGFTSHEEAINLEGTPISLNVVLTEAVGVLDEVVLTSSSTFRSQKQAPLSISSIKQTEIIKLSANSQADILRSVPGITAEGGGGETASNIFVRGLPSGGQYVFNPLQYDGMPLISSFGLNSSAHDVYARPDIGFKGVEFVRGGSAVLYGAGSVAGIINYTSKTGDSNPGNMINVEVANQGRIKTDFYSGGRLGGEDSNTFYAFTGFVRHDNGPIDVGLPTKGVQFRGNIKKKFENGSFTLHGQFINDNAQFYLPLPLSGGNRERINGNDGKPVEQLLTGSLANTSFNTPGGVYNSPIANGVSTKGGYLLADFDYNFSDDLKLKSKVKYANYQHNFALYVGGNGNNGNPITLNNYMESIAPGNLGYTARYQSGDPNQQISGTDLVIDNLEVDRLRPMTDYSGEINLTKRIETSNGGSHNITVGSFIARSEAEDVNYQYRVLTEFNNDPRLVNLSYTNASGENVVYSEGGLYNRIGQTANNYLSQNRVALYVTDEMIFDKWRFDIGFRWENTDGQNNKGGITSETVYNGADLTPELSNVQSADGSFLRTKVEANAWAVSLAGLYELSETTNLYANFSKGYFFPQLRGFAPVPGIAESKYDPENIIQFEAGAKFGNSKFSGSFAGYYVGLKDRVSIRQAIVGGQLIDQTRAEQNTRTIGVEATWDYEIVENLNLRGTATYQDHEITKNIDYDLVNGTNAEANVGNELARQPNFLGGLGLYYDNSAFDANFGFNYTGKKFTDDTNNIELDAINIGRLAAGYTFAKQDSNQSVRLGFSVFNLFDSSGITEGNPRAGAAGQTESEFFVGRPILPRRVFLTATFNF is encoded by the coding sequence ATGAAAACACTAATTTTTACATGTATGTGTGCTTTATCCTTTCTGATAGGAAATTCACAAACCGAAATCTCGGGAGACGTTAAAGATAGTTCTGGAAATCCCATTCCTGGAGCTAATGTTGTCATTAAAGGAAGTAGTTCTGGAACTACTACAGATTTTGACGGAAATTATAATTTTACAACTAATTTATCTGGTGCACAAACCATTCAGGTATCTTATATTGGCTTTACTTCACATGAAGAGGCTATTAATTTAGAAGGCACACCAATATCTTTAAATGTGGTTTTGACGGAAGCCGTTGGTGTTTTAGATGAAGTTGTACTAACGTCATCAAGTACCTTTAGGTCTCAGAAACAAGCACCGTTATCTATAAGCTCAATAAAGCAAACTGAGATAATTAAACTTTCAGCCAATAGCCAAGCGGATATTTTACGCAGTGTACCTGGTATTACTGCCGAAGGTGGTGGGGGTGAAACGGCAAGTAATATTTTTGTAAGAGGACTTCCATCTGGTGGACAGTATGTATTTAATCCTTTACAATATGATGGTATGCCTTTGATAAGTTCATTCGGATTGAATTCATCAGCTCATGATGTTTATGCGAGACCAGATATTGGTTTTAAAGGAGTTGAATTTGTTCGAGGAGGGTCTGCGGTTCTTTATGGTGCTGGTTCTGTTGCAGGTATAATTAACTATACAAGTAAAACAGGTGATTCAAATCCTGGTAATATGATAAATGTAGAAGTAGCAAATCAAGGAAGAATTAAAACTGATTTTTATAGTGGTGGACGATTAGGTGGTGAAGATTCAAATACATTCTATGCTTTTACTGGCTTTGTACGACATGATAATGGACCAATAGATGTTGGGCTACCAACCAAAGGGGTACAATTTAGAGGGAATATAAAAAAGAAATTCGAAAATGGTTCATTTACACTGCATGGACAATTTATTAATGATAATGCTCAATTTTATCTTCCTTTACCACTTTCTGGTGGAAACAGAGAAAGAATTAATGGTAACGATGGTAAACCTGTTGAACAATTATTAACTGGCTCTTTAGCAAATACATCATTCAATACACCAGGTGGGGTTTATAACAGTCCCATAGCTAATGGAGTTTCTACAAAAGGTGGATATCTTTTAGCAGACTTTGATTATAATTTTAGTGACGATCTTAAATTGAAATCAAAAGTTAAATACGCTAACTATCAGCATAATTTTGCTTTATATGTAGGTGGAAATGGTAACAATGGAAATCCTATTACTTTAAATAATTATATGGAAAGTATAGCTCCAGGAAACCTTGGATATACTGCTCGTTATCAAAGTGGTGATCCGAACCAACAAATAAGTGGTACTGATTTGGTAATTGATAATTTGGAAGTAGATCGTTTACGTCCAATGACTGATTATTCAGGAGAAATCAATTTGACGAAAAGAATTGAAACATCTAATGGTGGAAGCCATAATATAACCGTTGGTTCTTTTATTGCACGTAGTGAGGCAGAAGATGTTAATTATCAATACAGAGTATTAACTGAATTTAATAATGACCCTAGACTTGTTAATTTGAGTTATACAAATGCAAGTGGTGAAAATGTTGTTTATTCTGAGGGTGGATTGTATAACCGTATTGGACAAACAGCAAATAATTATTTATCACAAAATAGAGTAGCATTGTATGTAACGGATGAGATGATTTTTGATAAATGGCGTTTTGATATTGGATTTAGATGGGAAAATACGGATGGACAAAATAATAAAGGAGGAATTACATCTGAAACCGTTTATAATGGTGCTGATTTAACACCTGAATTGAGTAATGTACAATCTGCTGATGGCTCTTTTTTAAGAACTAAAGTAGAAGCAAATGCATGGGCAGTTTCTTTAGCCGGTTTATATGAGTTATCTGAAACTACAAATTTATATGCCAACTTTTCTAAAGGATATTTCTTTCCACAGTTAAGAGGTTTTGCACCTGTACCAGGTATAGCAGAAAGTAAGTACGATCCTGAAAATATAATTCAGTTTGAGGCTGGTGCTAAGTTTGGAAATAGTAAGTTCTCAGGTTCTTTTGCTGGGTATTATGTAGGTCTTAAAGATCGTGTTTCAATTCGTCAAGCTATTGTTGGTGGTCAATTGATTGATCAAACAAGAGCAGAACAAAACACAAGAACAATTGGTGTTGAAGCAACATGGGATTATGAAATCGTTGAGAATTTGAATCTTCGTGGAACTGCTACATATCAAGATCATGAAATTACAAAAAATATAGACTATGATCTTGTAAATGGAACAAATGCTGAAGCCAATGTTGGTAATGAACTTGCAAGACAACCAAACTTTTTGGGTGGATTAGGATTATACTATGACAATTCTGCGTTTGATGCTAATTTCGGTTTCAACTATACCGGTAAGAAATTTACAGATGATACAAATAATATTGAATTAGACGCCATTAACATTGGTCGTTTAGCTGCTGGATATACGTTTGCAAAACAAGACAGTAATCAATCTGTTCGCTTAGGTTTCTCAGTGTTTAATTTATTTGATAGTTCTGGAATTACAGAAGGTAATCCAAGAGCAGGTGCTGCAGGTCAGACAGAGTCTGAGTTTTTTGTAGGAAGACCAATTTTACCGAGAAGAGTATTCTTAACAGCAACATTTAATTTCTAA